A window of Candidatus Cloacimonadota bacterium genomic DNA:
CTAAATGACATTATGGCATCGGTAGCAGTCATTGTGGGTGTCCTCTTAGGGCGTTTGGGCTATTTTTGGATGGATCCCGCCGCAGGAGCAGTTGTGGCAATATACATCATCAAAACAGGAATCGAAATCATTATGGATTCTTCTGCAGAATTGATGGATCATGTGCCAGATGATGATTTTGGCAGAGAACTACGCGATACAACTTTGTTGATAGAAGGTGTGAAAGGCATAGAAGAATTGGGAATACATCGCTTTGGACCATATTATACGATCAGCATGACTATCAGCGTAGCTGGAAACATCTCTATTGACGAAGGACACAACATCTCACATGCCGTGGAAAAACAAATACTGGAGCGGTTTAACAATGGACTACGAAAGGTACACATTCACTACCATCCCTTTGAATCGGCGGCAACCACCCAAAAAGGAGTTTCTACAATATGATAAAGGGAAAACGCATACTTATTACCATAGTGCTTCTGTTGTTGGCGATTTTCAGTTTGGCTTCGTTGTTTAAGATGCCATTTAACAACAGCCAAACGCAGCAAGAAGATTTTGTGGAAATTGTGGATCCTTGGATTACCCAAACCATCCCACCCGGGGGCTCAATCTTCTCGGTATTGGCCAACCTTGAACTCCCCGGTCAGGAAATTGGCATGATATCATATCTTTTGGGAGATTACATTGATGTTACCACCATTCAGCCCGGAGATACTCTGCGAGTGATATTGAATGATGAGGGTACCAAAATTGATAAGATGATGTTTGTACAAGAACCTACAATTCGGCATCACTTTGTTGCACAAGGAGATTCTCTAATCTATAATATGGAATCTTTGCCCGTGCAAAAGCGTCTTCGCTTAATTGAAGGAACCTTGGAAAACACTCTGGACGCTGCTCTCCTCTCATTGGGGCTGTCTCCGGCAGATAAACAGAATATCAACAACGGCTTGGAAGGTGAAATCGATTTTCAGCGTGATGCTCGAAAAGGTGATAAGTTTAGCGTGTTCATTGAGGAACGCATTTTTGAAGGGAAACCACTTCCCCGAGCAAAAGTACTATTTGTAGATTACCATGGCACTCGCACTGGTAGTCATGAATTATTCCGCTACGAACAGGATGATGCGAATTCTGTCTTGAATGGGCTATACAATAAAGAAGGAAAAAGCAATAATGCCAGTGGTGTAGGATATCCCTTGTCTAGCATCCACGTAAGTTCTTCCTTTGGCAAACGATTAGATCCTTTCACCGGAAGGTGGGCAAATCATCAAGGAGTAGATTATCGTGCTCGTCGCGGCACTCCTGTGTATGCCGTTGCAAATGGGACTGTTACTTCTGCCCGCTACAATGGTGGTTATGGTAATGAGGTACGCATCAAACACTCCAGCGGAATGATTACATTGTATGCGCATCTAAATTCGATTAGCGTGCGCAATGGGCAAACCGTTAAGAGAGGACAGATAATTGGACGCGTTGGCTCAACCGGAAGATCTACCGGTGCACATCTTCATTTTGGGCTAATGAGCAACAGACGCTACATAAATCCCAGTAAGCTTCGCATGGTAGGCGCAGAACGACTTAACCAGCAACAAATGACTGAATTTGAGAATCAGAGGAATAAAATCCGGGAGCTCATGCAGCAGTATAAATATCCTCAAACGCCCGCATAAAAACCATTATTACTTGTCTGTTAAAACGTGAAGTTGAGGCGCTATTTTGGATCAAGCAATTTCCGGAAAATTCTGCGTTTCCACGGCATAAGATATCCATTGTGCAATTTCGCACTCTGCAAGTCTTTATATTAAGGCTATATTTAGCGTAGCTTCAGGTTACCATCAT
This region includes:
- a CDS encoding M23 family metallopeptidase, translated to MIKGKRILITIVLLLLAIFSLASLFKMPFNNSQTQQEDFVEIVDPWITQTIPPGGSIFSVLANLELPGQEIGMISYLLGDYIDVTTIQPGDTLRVILNDEGTKIDKMMFVQEPTIRHHFVAQGDSLIYNMESLPVQKRLRLIEGTLENTLDAALLSLGLSPADKQNINNGLEGEIDFQRDARKGDKFSVFIEERIFEGKPLPRAKVLFVDYHGTRTGSHELFRYEQDDANSVLNGLYNKEGKSNNASGVGYPLSSIHVSSSFGKRLDPFTGRWANHQGVDYRARRGTPVYAVANGTVTSARYNGGYGNEVRIKHSSGMITLYAHLNSISVRNGQTVKRGQIIGRVGSTGRSTGAHLHFGLMSNRRYINPSKLRMVGAERLNQQQMTEFENQRNKIRELMQQYKYPQTPA